The Chryseobacterium suipulveris genome window below encodes:
- a CDS encoding rod shape-determining protein, which yields MGLFDMFTQDIAIDLGTANTLIIHNNKIVIDQPSIVAIERSSGKPIAVGEKAKHMQGKTHEDIKTIRPLKDGVIADFHASEHMIKEFIKQIPGIKGKLFQPTLKIVICIPSGITEVEKRAVRDSAQKVNAKEVRLIYEPMAAAIGVGIDVQKPEGNMIIDIGGGTTEIAVVALGGIVCDKSVKIAGDVFTSDIAYYLRTHHNLYIGERTAERVKIEVGSAIEELDVEIEDIPVQGRDLITGKPKEIMVNYKEIARALDKSIIRIEDAVMETLSLTPPELAADIYKTGIYLAGGGALLRGLADRLHKKTGLPVFVAEDPLRAVVRGTGIALKNMDKFNFLIK from the coding sequence ATGGGGTTATTTGATATGTTCACGCAGGATATTGCGATTGACTTGGGAACAGCAAACACGCTAATTATACATAATAACAAAATTGTGATCGACCAACCATCGATCGTGGCAATCGAAAGATCTTCAGGAAAACCAATCGCAGTTGGAGAGAAAGCCAAACATATGCAGGGGAAAACCCACGAAGACATCAAAACAATCAGACCTTTGAAAGACGGTGTTATCGCTGATTTCCATGCGTCTGAACACATGATCAAGGAATTCATCAAACAAATTCCGGGCATCAAAGGAAAACTTTTCCAACCTACTTTAAAAATCGTAATCTGTATTCCATCGGGAATTACCGAAGTTGAAAAACGCGCGGTTAGAGATTCTGCCCAGAAAGTAAATGCAAAAGAAGTTCGACTGATTTATGAACCAATGGCGGCTGCAATCGGTGTTGGAATCGACGTGCAGAAACCCGAAGGAAATATGATTATCGACATAGGCGGTGGAACGACAGAAATCGCCGTAGTCGCTTTGGGAGGAATCGTGTGCGACAAATCCGTAAAAATTGCGGGCGACGTTTTCACGAGCGACATCGCTTATTATTTGAGAACGCACCACAACCTATACATCGGTGAGAGAACCGCAGAAAGAGTAAAAATCGAAGTGGGTTCCGCAATCGAAGAGTTGGATGTGGAGATTGAAGACATCCCAGTTCAGGGACGTGACCTGATCACCGGTAAGCCAAAAGAAATTATGGTGAACTACAAAGAAATTGCACGAGCTCTGGATAAATCCATCATCAGAATTGAAGATGCGGTGATGGAAACACTTTCTCTGACTCCGCCGGAATTGGCAGCAGATATTTACAAGACAGGAATTTACCTTGCAGGAGGAGGCGCGCTACTTCGCGGACTTGCCGACCGACTCCACAAAAAAACAGGACTCCCAGTTTTCGTTGCAGAAGATCCATTAAGAGCGGTAGTTCGCGGAACAGGGATCGCCTTGAAAAACATGGACAAATTCAACTTCCTGATCAAATAA
- a CDS encoding T9SS type A sorting domain-containing protein: MTRLEKITTQNLNNGNYIIKINVDGEIISKRIIINNKNY, translated from the coding sequence ATGACACGACTGGAGAAGATAACAACACAAAATTTAAATAATGGTAATTACATCATAAAGATTAACGTTGATGGTGAAATAATAAGTAAACGAATTATAATTAACAATAAAAATTATTGA
- the hemA gene encoding glutamyl-tRNA reductase yields MNTDKNIHKTANFAVLSISYEKADAETRGKFAFFDGNVKKFVNEIHNQNLGDAFVVSTCNRTEIYTTTPNYLLIAELYCKTIGVGLTEFMQYANILKHEDALNHLFRVSAGLESQIIGDFEIIGQIKNAYHRFKKEKKNSNPFLERAINSAIQISKRIKNETGISNGAASVSYAAVHYILKNQQQISDKNILLLGVGEIGQNTVENLVKHVYKPKVKVANRSQDKAEKIAEKYKIPHIEFENLHDELKQTDILIVATGAQHPIINQTHFPNGKETLVIDLSIPNNVEKNITENENVKLVDVDELSLHISETMIQRQKEIPKAEEIIKEMTKDFLEWEKKRKLAPNIHHFKAVLKNMERNEMHNIHKKHRYIDVNDMELSDKMIQKITNRFAKYIIDNPWKAEEISKLMHEILVEQPNNEFNEKR; encoded by the coding sequence ATGAATACGGACAAAAACATCCACAAAACCGCCAATTTCGCCGTTCTCAGCATCAGTTACGAAAAAGCCGATGCCGAAACCAGGGGGAAATTTGCATTTTTTGACGGGAATGTGAAAAAGTTTGTCAACGAGATTCATAACCAAAATCTTGGCGACGCGTTCGTGGTTTCTACCTGCAACCGAACCGAGATTTACACCACCACTCCCAATTATCTGCTGATTGCCGAACTTTACTGTAAAACCATCGGCGTCGGATTGACTGAATTTATGCAGTACGCGAACATCCTGAAACACGAGGATGCACTGAACCATCTCTTCCGCGTTTCTGCAGGTTTGGAAAGCCAGATTATCGGCGACTTCGAAATTATTGGGCAGATCAAAAATGCTTACCACCGTTTCAAAAAAGAGAAAAAAAACTCTAACCCTTTTCTCGAAAGAGCCATCAATTCGGCGATTCAGATCTCTAAAAGAATTAAAAACGAGACGGGAATTTCCAACGGAGCAGCTTCGGTTTCTTATGCGGCGGTTCACTACATCCTAAAAAACCAGCAGCAGATTTCCGACAAAAACATCCTCCTTCTCGGAGTGGGTGAAATTGGTCAGAACACTGTGGAAAATCTGGTAAAGCACGTTTACAAACCAAAAGTAAAGGTTGCCAACAGAAGCCAAGACAAAGCAGAAAAAATCGCTGAGAAATATAAAATTCCCCACATCGAGTTTGAAAACCTGCACGACGAACTGAAGCAGACCGATATCCTGATCGTGGCAACTGGAGCGCAGCATCCCATCATTAACCAAACCCATTTCCCGAACGGGAAGGAAACTTTGGTGATCGATCTTTCGATTCCGAATAATGTGGAGAAAAACATTACCGAAAACGAAAACGTAAAATTGGTCGATGTGGATGAACTCTCGCTTCACATCAGCGAAACGATGATTCAGCGGCAGAAGGAAATTCCGAAAGCGGAAGAGATTATCAAAGAAATGACGAAAGATTTCCTGGAGTGGGAAAAGAAAAGAAAATTGGCACCCAACATTCACCATTTCAAGGCAGTGCTGAAAAATATGGAGCGCAACGAAATGCACAATATCCACAAAAAGCACCGCTATATCGATGTGAACGATATGGAACTTTCTGATAAAATGATTCAGAAAATAACCAACCGTTTCGCAAAGTACATCATCGATAATCCGTGGAAAGCCGAGGAAATCAGTAAGTTAATGCACGAAATTTTGGTGGAACAACCTAATAATGAGTTCAATGAGAAACGTTAG
- the hemC gene encoding hydroxymethylbilane synthase, with translation MRNVRIGTRNSPLALWQAREVARNLQNRNITTEITPIVSTGDKNLSQPLYSLGITGVFTKDLDIALLNNEVDIAVHSLKDIPTQLPQNIEIFAVLKRDFPQDVLVRKPDSQTLELKDLKIATSSLRRRAFWSKEFPNTEFSDIRGNVQTRLKKLEEQDFDATLFSLAAIERMGLNIDYEQLPMMISAPAQGVVAINGRSDDEKMKELFKDINHKPTQICIEIEREFLATLEGGCTAPIGAFAEINEKNEIRFRGRLCSLDGRNCIETDEIFVYKEGENYGRKFAEEIIRNGGGELMEQIKKQL, from the coding sequence ATGAGAAACGTTAGAATCGGTACCAGAAATTCGCCGCTCGCACTTTGGCAGGCGCGTGAAGTTGCAAGAAATCTCCAGAACCGAAACATCACCACAGAAATTACGCCGATCGTTTCAACGGGAGATAAGAATCTCTCGCAACCACTTTATTCATTGGGGATTACTGGAGTTTTCACCAAAGATTTAGACATTGCTTTACTTAATAATGAAGTGGACATTGCAGTTCATTCCTTGAAAGATATTCCGACCCAACTTCCGCAAAATATTGAAATTTTTGCCGTATTGAAAAGAGATTTTCCGCAAGATGTTTTGGTAAGGAAACCCGATTCACAAACGCTGGAACTGAAAGATCTGAAAATTGCCACAAGTTCTCTGCGAAGAAGAGCATTCTGGTCAAAAGAATTTCCCAATACGGAATTTTCTGACATCCGTGGAAATGTTCAGACGCGACTGAAAAAGCTGGAAGAGCAGGATTTCGATGCCACACTTTTTTCTTTAGCAGCGATTGAAAGAATGGGTTTAAATATTGATTATGAGCAACTTCCGATGATGATTTCGGCTCCCGCTCAAGGAGTTGTCGCAATCAACGGAAGAAGTGATGATGAAAAAATGAAGGAGCTGTTTAAGGACATTAACCACAAACCAACCCAAATCTGTATCGAGATTGAAAGGGAATTTCTCGCAACTTTGGAAGGTGGCTGTACCGCTCCAATTGGTGCTTTTGCGGAAATCAACGAAAAGAATGAGATCCGATTCCGCGGAAGATTATGCTCGCTCGACGGAAGAAACTGTATCGAAACCGACGAAATTTTCGTTTATAAAGAAGGTGAAAACTATGGCAGAAAGTTCGCCGAAGAAATCATCAGAAATGGTGGTGGCGAACTGATGGAACAAATAAAGAAACAACTGTAA
- a CDS encoding uroporphyrinogen-III synthase produces the protein MKILFTKKVSKLMISKKLGSHFSYDFVDVIKINPLKVKPFDLMDYSLIFTSVNAVQAFFENGFKPNENFVDRNYNKIYAVGLQTKKELRKNGFGTFKVAKHAKELSEFIIKNNSKEKFLHFCGNLALNVLNKALPLQNITYRKIPVYETQLLYPQISGDYDAVCFFSPSGVRSFTKYNSLENYTIFSIGETTESEIRKFTQKNIITSTESNLDDLLSLIAAQNDGNS, from the coding sequence ATGAAGATTCTTTTCACAAAAAAAGTCAGCAAACTGATGATTTCCAAAAAATTAGGGAGTCATTTTTCTTATGACTTTGTGGATGTGATCAAAATCAATCCGCTGAAAGTGAAACCTTTTGACTTAATGGATTACTCACTGATTTTTACCAGTGTGAATGCGGTTCAGGCGTTTTTCGAAAATGGCTTTAAACCCAACGAAAATTTCGTTGACAGAAATTACAATAAGATTTACGCGGTTGGTTTGCAGACCAAAAAGGAACTTCGCAAAAACGGATTCGGAACTTTCAAGGTGGCGAAACACGCGAAAGAACTTTCGGAATTCATCATTAAAAATAACAGTAAGGAAAAATTCCTGCACTTCTGCGGAAACCTTGCACTGAATGTGCTGAACAAAGCTTTGCCGCTGCAAAACATCACCTACCGGAAAATTCCCGTATACGAAACACAACTGCTTTACCCACAGATTTCAGGGGATTACGACGCGGTTTGTTTTTTCAGTCCGAGCGGAGTACGGAGTTTTACAAAATACAATTCACTGGAAAACTACACTATTTTTTCCATCGGCGAAACGACCGAAAGCGAAATACGAAAATTTACCCAAAAAAATATAATCACCAGTACCGAAAGTAACCTGGATGATTTGCTCAGTTTGATTGCCGCACAAAACGATGGCAACAGCTGA
- the hemE gene encoding uroporphyrinogen decarboxylase, with the protein MIKNDLYLKALRGETVERPPVWMMRQAGRYLPEFMALRDKYDFFTRCQTPELAAEITVQPIRRFPLDAAILFSDILVVPQAMGIDFKMVESVGPWLETPIRTMEQVQQIEVPNVEDTLSYVFDAIELTLLKLDNEIPLIGFAGSPWTILCYCVEGKGSKAFDIAKSFCFRNPEAAHLLLQKITDTTIAYLKRKVEKGVSAVQVFDSWGGMLSPEDYQEFSWKYINQIVEALSPLTHVVVFGKGCWFALEEMTLSKVSALGVDWTIRPEFARVLTNHTMTLQGNFDPARLNSTPETIKKMVNEMIERFGKDRYIANLGHGILPNIPLENAEAFIRAVVDWKPN; encoded by the coding sequence ATGATTAAGAACGACCTGTATTTAAAGGCATTGAGAGGAGAAACCGTAGAACGACCACCAGTTTGGATGATGAGACAGGCAGGAAGATATTTGCCTGAATTCATGGCACTTCGCGATAAATACGATTTCTTCACGCGCTGTCAAACTCCAGAATTAGCTGCAGAAATTACGGTACAGCCAATTCGAAGATTTCCTTTGGATGCGGCGATTCTGTTTTCCGATATTTTGGTGGTTCCGCAAGCGATGGGAATCGACTTCAAAATGGTGGAATCGGTTGGACCGTGGCTCGAAACGCCGATCCGCACGATGGAGCAGGTGCAGCAAATTGAAGTTCCCAATGTGGAAGATACTTTGAGTTACGTTTTCGATGCGATCGAACTTACTTTACTGAAACTCGACAACGAAATTCCTCTGATCGGTTTCGCGGGTTCACCGTGGACAATCCTTTGCTACTGCGTGGAAGGGAAAGGTTCGAAGGCATTCGATATCGCGAAATCTTTCTGTTTCCGAAATCCTGAAGCGGCACATTTATTATTGCAGAAAATTACCGACACCACGATTGCCTATTTGAAAAGAAAAGTGGAAAAGGGAGTTTCTGCGGTGCAGGTTTTCGATTCTTGGGGCGGAATGCTTTCTCCTGAAGATTACCAGGAATTCTCGTGGAAATACATCAACCAGATTGTTGAGGCGCTTAGTCCATTAACTCACGTCGTGGTTTTCGGGAAAGGATGTTGGTTCGCCTTGGAGGAAATGACTTTGTCGAAAGTTTCCGCATTAGGTGTTGACTGGACGATCCGCCCGGAATTTGCACGCGTTCTAACGAATCACACGATGACTTTGCAGGGGAATTTTGATCCCGCAAGATTAAATTCCACTCCTGAAACCATCAAAAAAATGGTGAACGAAATGATCGAAAGATTTGGTAAAGACCGTTATATCGCGAATCTTGGTCACGGAATTTTGCCGAACATTCCTCTGGAAAATGCCGAAGCTTTCATCCGCGCCGTTGTGGACTGGAAACCGAATTAA
- a CDS encoding glycine--tRNA ligase — MAKQEDVFKKVISHAKEYGFIFPSSEIYDGLSAVYDYGQNGAELKNNIKQYWWKAMVQLNDNIVGIDSAIFMHPTIWKASGHVDAFNDPLIDNKDSKKRFRADVLLEDYCAKLEDKAQKEIEKAEKRFGDAFDKQQFESTNPRVLEYREKQSVILKRMAKSLENNDLADVKALIEELEIADPDTGSKNWTDVRQFNLMFGTKLGAASENATDLFLRPETAQGIFVNFLNVQKTSRHKLPFGIAQIGKAFRNEIVARQFIFRMREFEQMEMQFFVPPGTELGFYEEWKHKRLNWHLALGLGSENYKFHDHEKLAHYANAAADIEFKFPFGFKELEGIHSRTDFDLAAHEKYSGRKLQYFDNERNENYTPYVVETSVGLDRLFLAIFSNCLKDEVLEDGSERTVLSLPHALAPVKAAILPLMKKDGLGEFGEKIFNQLKYDFNIIYEDKDSIGKRYRRQDAIGTPFCITVDHDSLTDNTVTLRDRDTMQQERVPVSELRRIIDEKTNFRNLLAKI, encoded by the coding sequence ATGGCAAAGCAGGAAGATGTTTTCAAAAAGGTGATTTCGCATGCGAAAGAGTATGGTTTTATTTTCCCGAGCTCCGAGATTTATGACGGACTTTCGGCGGTTTACGATTACGGGCAAAACGGAGCCGAGCTGAAAAACAACATCAAGCAGTACTGGTGGAAAGCAATGGTACAGCTGAACGACAATATTGTGGGAATCGATTCTGCGATTTTTATGCACCCTACAATTTGGAAAGCTTCCGGCCACGTTGACGCGTTCAATGATCCGCTGATCGACAACAAGGACTCTAAAAAACGTTTCCGTGCTGATGTTTTGCTGGAAGATTACTGTGCGAAACTGGAAGACAAAGCCCAGAAAGAAATCGAGAAAGCGGAGAAAAGATTTGGTGATGCGTTCGATAAGCAACAGTTTGAATCGACCAATCCGAGAGTTTTGGAATACCGCGAAAAGCAGTCGGTGATCCTGAAAAGAATGGCAAAATCATTGGAAAACAACGATTTGGCAGATGTAAAGGCATTGATCGAAGAACTTGAAATCGCCGATCCGGATACCGGTTCGAAAAACTGGACCGATGTTCGTCAATTTAATTTAATGTTCGGAACCAAACTCGGTGCGGCTTCCGAAAATGCGACGGATCTTTTCCTTCGTCCGGAAACTGCGCAGGGAATTTTTGTGAATTTCTTAAATGTTCAGAAAACTTCACGCCATAAGCTTCCATTTGGAATCGCTCAGATTGGGAAAGCATTTAGAAATGAGATTGTTGCGCGACAGTTCATCTTCAGAATGCGCGAATTCGAACAGATGGAAATGCAGTTTTTTGTTCCGCCCGGAACGGAGCTCGGTTTCTATGAGGAATGGAAACATAAGCGTCTGAACTGGCATTTGGCTTTAGGATTAGGTTCAGAAAACTATAAATTCCACGATCACGAAAAATTGGCGCATTACGCAAACGCAGCTGCAGATATCGAGTTCAAATTTCCGTTCGGTTTTAAAGAATTGGAAGGAATCCACTCCAGAACCGATTTCGATTTGGCGGCGCACGAAAAATATTCAGGTAGAAAACTTCAGTATTTCGATAACGAAAGAAATGAGAACTACACTCCGTATGTGGTGGAAACTTCCGTTGGTTTAGACAGATTGTTCCTCGCGATTTTCTCGAATTGCCTGAAAGACGAGGTTTTGGAAGACGGATCAGAGAGAACGGTACTTTCGCTTCCACACGCATTGGCTCCTGTGAAAGCGGCGATTCTTCCATTGATGAAGAAAGACGGACTCGGCGAATTTGGCGAGAAAATCTTCAACCAGCTTAAATACGATTTCAACATTATTTACGAAGATAAAGACAGCATCGGAAAACGCTACCGAAGACAGGATGCGATCGGAACTCCTTTCTGCATCACGGTTGACCACGATTCACTCACCGACAACACGGTAACTTTGAGAGACCGCGACACGATGCAGCAGGAAAGAGTACCTGTTTCGGAGCTGCGCAGAATTATCGACGAGAAAACGAATTTCAGAAATCTGTTGGCGAAGATTTAG